The following coding sequences lie in one Helicobacter sp. NHP19-012 genomic window:
- a CDS encoding SEL1-like repeat protein, protein MASFLKSVCQATLLVSLCLSGVYAGGEADRYFDLAGDAYKNKDYSKATQYFQKAAEMGSASASNNLGVMYRAGQGVEKDYEKALKYFQKAAEMGDAKASNNLGVMYKVGQGVVRDYSKAAQYFQKAAEMGSAEGYYNLGLMYENGQGVEKDYSKAVQYYKKAAETGDAFGYDNLGVMYRDGRGVVQDYAKALQYFQKAVEMELTDGYINLGGMYMRGRGVEKDYSKALQNYQKAADMGDSYGYLNLGVMYANGNGVGQDKEMARHYFQKACDLGNQTGCQYIKNIK, encoded by the coding sequence ATGGCAAGTTTTTTAAAGAGTGTGTGTCAGGCAACACTACTGGTCTCATTGTGCTTGAGTGGGGTTTATGCAGGTGGAGAGGCAGATCGGTATTTTGATCTTGCTGGAGATGCCTATAAAAACAAAGACTACTCAAAAGCTACGCAATACTTCCAAAAAGCAGCAGAAATGGGGAGTGCTAGTGCTTCTAACAACTTGGGAGTGATGTATAGAGCTGGTCAAGGCGTTGAAAAAGACTACGAAAAAGCTCTAAAATACTTCCAAAAAGCCGCAGAAATGGGGGATGCTAAGGCTTCTAACAACTTGGGAGTGATGTACAAAGTGGGTCAAGGTGTCGTCCGAGACTACTCAAAAGCTGCGCAATACTTCCAAAAAGCCGCAGAAATGGGGAGTGCTGAAGGCTATTACAATTTGGGATTAATGTATGAAAACGGTCAAGGCGTTGAAAAAGATTACTCAAAAGCCGTACAGTATTACAAAAAAGCAGCAGAAACGGGTGATGCTTTCGGTTACGATAACCTAGGAGTGATGTATAGAGATGGTCGGGGTGTTGTCCAAGACTACGCAAAAGCTCTGCAATACTTCCAAAAAGCCGTAGAAATGGAGCTTACTGATGGTTATATCAACCTAGGAGGGATGTACATGAGAGGTCGAGGCGTTGAAAAGGACTACTCAAAAGCCTTACAGAACTACCAAAAAGCTGCAGACATGGGGGATAGTTACGGTTATTTAAATCTGGGAGTGATGTATGCAAACGGTAACGGTGTGGGACAGGATAAAGAAATGGCACGGCATTACTTCCAAAAAGCTTGTGATTTAGGCAATCAAACCGGTTGTCAGTATATTAAAAATATCAAATAA